A stretch of Caenorhabditis elegans chromosome IV DNA encodes these proteins:
- the F21D5.7 gene encoding Signal recognition particle 54 kDa protein (Confirmed by transcript evidence), whose protein sequence is MVLADLGRKIRNAIGKLGQSTVINEGELDLMLKEVCTALIESDVHIRLVKQLKDNVKKAINFEEIVGGANKRRYIQKTVFNELLKLVDPGVTPFTPTKGRRNVFMFVGLQGSGKTTTCTKMAYYYQRKGWKTCLICADTFRAGAFDQLKQNATKARIPFYGSYSEIDPVKIAAEGVEKFTQEGFEIIIVDTSGRHKQEASLFEEMLQVSNAVTPDNVVFVMDASIGQACEAQARAFSQTVDVASVIITKLDSHAKGGGALSAVAVTKSPVIFIGTGEHIDDFEIFKPKSFVQKLLGMGDIAGLVDMVNDIGIQDNKELVGRLKQGQFTLRDMYEQFQNIMKMGPFSQIMGMIPGFGSEFMTKGNEQESVNRLKRMMTVMDSMSDKELDHPKASELFTKEPNRVARVARGSGSHQQEVRDLLAQYKKFSDVVKKIGSIKGLFNGKNGDINPKNMNPAKMAQLNQQMAKMMDPRVLQQMGGMGGLQNMMQQMARAGKM, encoded by the exons atggTTTTGGCCGATTTGGGGCGGAAAATCCGAAATGCGATCGGAAAGCTCGGTCAGAGCACCGTTATCAATGAGGGGGAGCTGGATTTGATGCTGAAAGAAGTCTGTACAGCTCTTATTGAATCTGATGTTCATATTCGTCTTGTAAAGCAACTTAAGGACAACGTGAA aaaagcgaTTAATTTCGAAGAGATCGTCGGAGGAGCAAACAAACGTCGGTACATTCAGAAGACAGTATTCAATGAACTGCTGAAGCTTGTGGATCCTGGTGTAACTCCTTTCACACCAACAAAAGGACGTCGCAACGTTTTCATGTTTGTTGGTCTTCAAGGTTCCGGTAAAACTACGACTTGTACCAAG ATGGCGTATTACTACCAAAGAAAAGGATGGAAAACATGTCTGATCTGTGCCGATACATTCCGTGCTGGAGCTTTTGATCAATTAAAGCAAAATGCCACAAAAGCTCGTATTCCCTTCTATGGATCATACTCTGAAATTGACCCCGTAAAAATTGCCGCCGAAGGAGTAGAAAAATTCACG CAAGAAGGGTTCGAAATCATCATTGTTGATACATCAGGTCGTCACAAGCAAGAAGCTTCACTTTTCGAAGAAATGCTCCAAGTTTCCAACGCAGTTACACCAGATAATGTTGTTTTTGTGATGGATGCTTCTATTGGACAAGCTTGTGAAGCCCAAGCACGTGCTTTCTCTCAAACTGTTGATGTTGCCAGTGTTATCATTACAAAGTTGGATTCTCATGCTAAAGGAGGAGGAGCTCTTTCTGC tgTCGCTGTCACCAAATCCCCAGTAATCTTCATCGGAACAGGAGAACATATTGATgactttgagattttcaagccaaaatCATTTGTTCAAAAGCTTCTAGGAATGGGAGATATTGCTGGCCTTGTTGATATGGTCAATGATATTGGAATTCAGGATAATAAAGAATTGGTGGGAAGACTGAAACAAg GACAATTCACTCTTCGCGACATGTATGAGCAATTCCAAAACATTATGAAAATGGGACCTTTCAGTCAAATTATG GGTATGATTCCTGGTTTTGGATCAGAATTTATGACAAAGGGAAACGAGCAAGAATCCGTCAACAGGCTGAAGAGAATGATGACTGTGATGGATTCTATGAGTGATAAGGAATTGGATCATCCAAAAGCATCTGAGCTCTTTACAAAAGAACCAAATAGAGTTGCCAGAGTTGCCAGAGGATCGGGATCTCATCAACAAGAAGTTCGAGATCTTCTCGCTCAGTACAAGAAATTCTCTGATGTTGTTAAGAAGATTGGATCAATTAAAGGACTCTTCAAT GGCAAAAACGGTGATATAAacccaaaaaatatgaatccAGCGAAAATGGCTCAATTGAATCAACAAATGGCAAAAATGATGGATCCACGTGTGTTGCAGCAGATGGGTGGTATGGGAGGCCTTCAAAATATGATGCAGCAGATGGCAAGAgctggaaaaatgtga
- the F20C5.7 gene encoding uncharacterized protein (Confirmed by transcript evidence), translated as MWSSSTQRRTIIIIIIIILIKIVFFRVEKKIVIRDLSETNLFEYIADQNLLWLDEGEEKSFEGYSKIPAFEQVSKKLAAIGNDRTAICETDTLIGQQVLCGLQEKFNDESVCDSDSLTYFADIDDLKRENELNANFTNWKLLFPRQDPIERFVDHFMDACVREDRSCFNCKLDLRCYLIQIWTQLTQIHSKTKKVDEDHMKYVPQNWFCEMEEMNQKFTFVDYSLFAKPTNPAYAEMLRPDRIDNDGLLADSLSSYEKISSFYKSFIYSRADVLDLFTKVYYYDYMVLQIPLPQLKDAEVRDYREGWH; from the exons ATGTGGTCTTCATCAACTCAGCGACGAACtattataattataattattatcattcttatcaaaattgtattctttAGAGTAGAAAAAAAGATTGTGATACGAGATTTATCAGAGACTAATTTATTCGAATATATTGCTGATCAAAACTTATTATGGCTTGATGAGGGcgaggaaaaaagttttgaaggaTATTCTAAAATTCCAGCTTTCGAACAAGTTTCGAAGAAACTTGCG GCTATCGGAAATGATAGAACTGCAATCTGTGAAACTGATACTTTAATTGGGCAGCAAGTATTATGCGGGCTCCAAGAGAAATTTAATGATGAATC AGTGTGTGATAGTGATTCACTAACATATTTTGCGGATATCGACGATTTGAAACGAGAAAATGAGTTGAATGCAAACTTTACGAattggaaattattatttccaaGACAGGATCCAATTGAACGATTTGTAGATCATTTTATGGATGCGTGTGTTAG agaagatCGTTCTTGCTTCAATTGCAAGTTGGATCTGAGATGTTATCTTATTCAAATCTGGACACAACTCACACAAAtacattcaaaaactaaaaaagtggATGAAGATCATATGAAATACGTACCACAAAATTGGTTttgtgaaatggaagagatgaatcaaaaattcacttttgtaGATTACTCGCTTTTTGCAAAACCAACTAATCCGGCGTATGCAGAAATGCTT CGGCCTGACAGAATAGACAACGACGGATTATTAGCTGATTCTCTTTCTTCCTACGAGAAAATCAGCAGTTTTTATAAATCATTCATTTACTCAAGAGCTGATGTCTTGGATTTGTTCACTAAAGTTTATTATTACGACTATATGGTATTGCAAATACCTCTACCACAGTTGAAGGATGCGGAAGTTCGAGATTATAGAGAAGGATGGCATTGA